The following are from one region of the Silene latifolia isolate original U9 population chromosome 9, ASM4854445v1, whole genome shotgun sequence genome:
- the LOC141600038 gene encoding putative pentatricopeptide repeat-containing protein At3g08820: MNNILKVLYPSQCSTTIPISKSQQLKNYLIINGGKSFKHLKHAHARLFRLGLSQHRRLLNTILGYSFHFGNIHYAHRIFNHTRYPNIILFNTMIRGLVSADLFHDSIAYFHTMRSNGLLPNHFTCPFVLKACGRVSDYKLGLKMHNLIFKLNLDGDVYVNTSLVGMYAGCGYVGYAHKVFDDMREKCVVSWTAIMSGYINAGHFYQAVDLFKIFLEQGLRPDSFALVRFLSACADLRELEIGEWLHRYVDINGIRKDVTVNTKLIDMYAKCGCMDKAERVFDQMQEKDVISWTTMIQGYVLNDLPEEALEVYSQMEREQVEPDSCALLGVLEACSRLGAIGLGEQAIRSIETSKFASDPVLRTALMDMYAKCGNIELACTAFRETKERDIVVWNAIISTLSTNGYVNIAFGVFAQMEKLGVQSNGQTIIGLLSGCTNAGLVDEGRKLFNAMECIFSLTPTIEHYGCMVDLLSRAGLLDEARQLIKIMPMEPNEVVWGALLGGCRLYRNTLLGEFVVEQLIQLQPLNPGYYVLLSNLYAANNKWHDAERTRERMRMQGIRKIPGCSVIEVDGIVHEFLARDYSHPMAHQIYAKLEDLLKDSRAAGYLPAKEFALFDLEEEEKDHLLRYHSEKLAIAFALITTPPHHVIRVVKNLRICGDCHAAIKIFSQITGREIVVRDVTRFHHFVDGSCSCKDYW, translated from the coding sequence ATGAACAACATATTGAAAGTCCTATACCCAAGCCAGTGTTCAACCACTATACCAATTTCAAAATCACAACAACTTAAAAACTACCTCATCATCAATGGCGGCAAATCATTTAAACACCTCAAACATGCACATGCCCGTCTCTTTCGTCTTGGTTTATCCCAACACCGCCGCCTCCTTAACACCATTCTCGGTTACTCTTTTCACTTCGGCAATATTCATTATGCTCACCGTATCTTTAATCATACCCGTTACCCTAATATCATTCTCTTTAATACCATGATTAGAGGCTTAGTTTCAGCTGATTTGTTTCATGATTCCATTGCTTACTTTCATACCATGCGATCTAATGGTTTATTGCCTAATCATTTTACGTGCCCCTTTGTTCTCAAGGCTTGTGGTCGTGTTTCCGATTATAAATTGGGTTTGAAGATGCATAATTTGATATTCAAGTTGAATCTTGATGGAGATGTTTATGTTAATACAAGTTTGGTCGGAATGTATGCTGGTTGTGGTTATGTTGGCTATGCACACAAGGTGTTCGATGATATGCGTGAGAAATGTGTTGTTTCATGGACTGCTATTATGAGCGGTTACATTAATGCTGGCCATTTTTATCAAGCTGTTGACTTGTTTAAGATCTTTTTGGAGCAGGGTTTAAGGCCGGATAGTTTTGCTCTTGTTAGATTTTTGTCTGCGTGCGCTGACCTTAGGGAGCTTGAGATTGGGGAGTGGCTTCATAGATATGTCGATATCAATGGAATAAGGAAAGATGTTACTGTCAATACAAAATTGATTGACATGTATGCTAAGTGTGGTTGTATGGATAAAGCAGAGCGTGTCTTTGATCAAATGCAAGAAAAGGATGTCATTTCTTGGACTACTATGATTCAGGGTTATGTCCTCAATGATTTACCTGAGGAAGCGTTGGAAGTGTATTCTCAGATGGAAAGAGAGCAAGTTGAACCCGATAGTTGCGCATTGCTTGGAGTTCTAGAGGCTTGTTCAAGGCTTGGGGCAATAGGTTTGGGAGAGCAGGCTATCCGCTCCATTGAAACAAGTAAATTCGCTTCTGATCCTGTTCTTAGAACTGCCCTAATGGACATGTATGCAAAATGCGGGAATATAGAGCTAGCATGCACAGCTTTTAGAGAGACCAAAGAGAGAGACATTGTTGTGTGGAATGCTATAATCAGTACCTTATCCACTAATGGCTATGTTAACATTGCCTTTGGTGTTTTTGCACAGATGGAGAAACTTGGTGTTCAATCTAATGGTCAGACTATTATTGGCCTGCTTTCTGGCTGTACAAATGCCGGTCTTGTCGATGaagggagaaaattattcaatgCCATGGAGTGTATCTTTAGCCTTACACCTACTATTGAACATTATGGTTGTATGGTTGATCTTCTAAGTCGGGCAGGGTTATTAGACGAAGCTCGTCAATTGATTAAAATAATGCCTATGGAGCCAAATGAAGTTGTTTGGGGAGCATTGCTTGGTGGGTGTAGATTATACCGAAACACCCTTCTTGGTGAATTTGTGGTAGAACAGTTGATCCAGCTACAACCTTTGAATCCGGGATATTACGTTCTCTTATCAAATCTGTACGCAGCAAACAATAAATGGCATGATGCCGAAAGAACAAGGGAAAGAATGAGGATGCAAGGGATTAGAAAGATACCAGGGTGTAGCGTGATTGAAGTGGATGGAATTGTTCATGAGTTTCTTGCCCGTGACTATTCACATCCCATGGCTCATCAAATATATGCTAAATTAGAGGATTTACTCAAGGATTCTCGAGCAGCGGGATATTTACCCGCAAAAGAATTTGCTCTGTTTGATTTAGAGGAGGAAGAGAAAGATCACCTTCTTCGGTATCACAGCGAGAAATTGGCAATTGCATTTGCCTTGATTACCACTCCCCCACACCATGTAATCCGAGTTGTGAAAAATCTACGGATTTGTGGTGATTGTCATGCTGCCATCAAGATTTTTTCCCAAATTACTGGAAGAGAGATTGTAGTTCGAGACGTTACCCGCTTCCATCATTTTGTTGATGGTTCATGTTCGTGTAAAGATTATTGGTAA